One stretch of Schizosaccharomyces pombe strain 972h- genome assembly, chromosome: III DNA includes these proteins:
- the lsc2 gene encoding succinate-CoA ligase beta subunit Lsc2: protein MLTRSVLRKAPRAFSPFLQKRNLALHEYISHDILRKFGVDVPRGAPARSGEEAEKVARDLKVTDLVVKAQVLAGGRGKGQFDSGLRGGVRPVYDATEARMFAEQMIGHKLITRQTGPAGKICNVVYVCERKFIRKEYYFAILMDRENQCPMIVASDQGGVDIETVAAENPSAIIKRSLPNSPNLDPHIAEELVDKLGFSSSSKPKAVDAIVKLYKVFNDCDATQVEINPLAETTDHKVLCMDAKLNFDDNAEFRHSNIFVLRDISQEDPDEARAAKVGLNFIKLDGNIGCLVNGAGLAMATMDIIKLHGGEPANFLDVGGNANAEAIREAFSLITNDPKTTAIFVNIFGGIVRCDVIAKGLISVVSALNLNIPIICRLQGTNQGAAKEVINNSGLRIFSFDDLDEAAKKACRFSRVVEMAREADVNVSFELPL, encoded by the coding sequence ATGTTAACCAGAAGTGTGCTGAGAAAAGCACCTCGCGCTTTTTCTCcctttttacaaaaaagaaatctaGCTTTACATGAATATATTTCTCATGATATTCTCAGAAAGTTTGGTGTGGACGTTCCTCGTGGTGCTCCTGCTCGGAGCGGTGAAGAGGCAGAAAAGGTTGCTCGTGATCTTAAAGTCACAGATTTGGTAGTTAAAGCTCAAGTTCTAGCAGGCGGTCGTGGAAAGGGCCAATTTGACAGTGGCCTGCGTGGAGGAGTACGGCCTGTTTATGATGCTACAGAAGCGAGAATGTTTGCTGAACAAATGATCGGTCATAAGTTAATTACCAGACAAACTGGTCCTGCTGGAAAGATTTGCAATGTTGTCTATGTTTGCGAGAGGAAGTTTATTCGTAAAGAGTATTACTTCGCTATTTTAATGGATCGTGAGAACCAATGCCCCATGATAGTCGCCTCCGACCAAGGAGGTGTTGACATTGAGACTGTAGCAGCTGAAAATCCTAGCGCTATCATCAAACGATCTCTTCCCAACAGTCCAAATCTTGACCCTCATATCGCAGAAGAACTTGTTGACAAACTCGGCTTTTCCTCTTCTAGCAAGCCAAAGGCCGTTGACGCAATCGTCAAACTTTACAAAGTATTCAATGATTGTGATGCTACACAAGTAGAGATTAATCCCCTTGCTGAAACTACTGATCACAAGGTGTTGTGCATGGATGCTAAGCTGAACTTTGACGATAATGCCGAATTTCGTCATTCCAACATTTTCGTTTTGCGGGACATTTCTCAAGAAGATCCTGATGAGGCTAGGGCTGCCAAGGTTGGGTTGAACTTTATCAAATTGGACGGTAACATTGGTTGTTTGGTCAATGGTGCTGGTCTCGCAATGGCCACTATGGATATCATCAAACTTCATGGTGGTGAACCTGCTAATTTCCTTGATGTCGGTGGTAATGCTAATGCTGAAGCAATTCGTGAGGCATTCTCTCTCATCACTAATGATCCCAAAACTACTGCTATCTTTGTGAACATTTTTGGAGGTATTGTTCGATGCGACGTTATTGCCAAAGGTCTTATCTCGGTAGTATCAGCGTTGAATCTGAACATACCTATTATTTGCAGACTTCAAGGAACCAACCAAGGTGCTGCCAAAGAGGTAATCAACAACTCAGGTCTCCGTATTTTCTCATTTGATGATCTTGATGAAGCAGCTAAGAAGGCTTGTCGTTTCAGTCGCGTTGTCGAAATGGCACGTGAAGCCGATGTGAATGTTAGCTTCGAGCTACCTTTGTAG